In Planctomycetia bacterium, one DNA window encodes the following:
- a CDS encoding translation initiation factor, translating into MAGLFDGTPLERPVTCEHCGLDRHGCSCPRATDGRIVLPADQPARVSRKRLGGNRWVTVISGLDAQATDLSAMLRRLKTSLGAGGTICDGCIELQGDHRDALVALLRREGYPAKPSGG; encoded by the coding sequence ATGGCTGGACTCTTCGACGGCACGCCGCTGGAGCGCCCGGTCACGTGTGAGCATTGCGGGCTGGATCGGCACGGGTGCAGTTGCCCGCGCGCAACGGATGGCCGAATCGTGCTACCAGCGGACCAGCCGGCGCGCGTGAGCCGGAAGCGTCTGGGTGGCAATCGATGGGTCACCGTGATCAGCGGTCTCGATGCGCAGGCGACGGATTTGTCCGCAATGCTTCGTCGGTTGAAAACAAGCCTCGGCGCGGGCGGGACAATCTGCGACGGATGCATCGAGCTACAAGGCGATCATCGCGATGCGCTGGTCGCCCTGCTCCGGCGAGAGGGGTATCCCGCCAAGCCATCCGGCGGATGA
- a CDS encoding sugar transferase gives MSANVLAPLDLIVQPAGPIAAPQAAPVRAPTTVSIPSSTDVPAGSVLGRHLLHLPRAAWMAADILLVISVMLIGHHRLVWWSPTPWPLGEFQPWMPALILATCVAIAGNIFGLYESNTLWARSRILARCLITIVAAVLATWLITDLFMFSSLSRRTVAFGFLAFLVLAPCIRLLAHQSVREVRRGLLVLGRGPLTGTIIRSVRRGCVPGYRLIGVALDHADARHGNFASDIPIVGSAAEAPRICREFDVAEVIVAEEACRDATHAAAAMQCLHLGCRVTDETTFFETAYGQVPVSHISPRWFLSADLKGHRREHAFVKRCADLIGATCGLIIAAPLLMAIALIVRIQDGGPALYSQTRVGRGGRRFTLYKFRTMRVDAEANGTTWAAANDDRVTTIGHWLRRSRLDELPQLWNILRGDMSFVGPRPERPEFVKPLAMLIPHYHERHLVKPGLTGWAQINLAYAADVHDARLKLQHDLYYIKHMSLELDLIILLRTLGTFFRGGR, from the coding sequence GTGAGCGCCAACGTTCTGGCCCCCCTCGATTTGATCGTGCAGCCTGCCGGCCCGATTGCAGCCCCGCAGGCGGCGCCGGTCCGCGCGCCAACGACTGTTTCGATCCCCTCGTCGACGGATGTTCCTGCCGGTTCGGTTCTGGGACGGCACCTGCTCCACCTGCCGCGCGCCGCGTGGATGGCAGCCGACATCCTTCTGGTGATTTCCGTCATGCTGATCGGCCACCACCGACTTGTCTGGTGGTCACCGACTCCGTGGCCGCTCGGGGAGTTTCAACCCTGGATGCCCGCTCTGATCCTCGCCACCTGCGTCGCCATCGCGGGGAACATCTTCGGGTTGTACGAATCCAATACCCTTTGGGCACGTTCTCGCATTCTCGCGCGATGTCTCATTACGATTGTGGCGGCGGTCCTGGCGACCTGGCTGATCACCGATCTGTTCATGTTCTCCAGCTTGAGCCGCCGCACCGTCGCGTTTGGTTTTCTGGCGTTTCTGGTGCTGGCGCCGTGCATCCGACTGCTGGCCCATCAATCGGTGCGGGAAGTGCGTCGCGGGCTGCTCGTTCTGGGCCGAGGACCGCTGACCGGCACGATCATACGCTCGGTGCGTCGCGGATGCGTTCCGGGCTATCGCCTGATTGGTGTCGCACTGGACCATGCCGATGCACGGCATGGAAATTTCGCATCGGACATCCCCATCGTCGGCTCGGCCGCTGAAGCACCGCGCATTTGCCGCGAATTCGACGTGGCGGAGGTCATCGTCGCCGAGGAGGCCTGTCGCGACGCCACGCACGCGGCGGCGGCGATGCAGTGTTTGCATCTGGGTTGTCGCGTCACCGATGAAACGACCTTTTTCGAGACCGCGTATGGACAGGTGCCGGTCTCGCATATCTCACCGCGCTGGTTCCTATCAGCGGATCTGAAAGGCCATCGTCGCGAGCATGCATTTGTGAAGCGCTGTGCGGATCTGATCGGCGCCACCTGCGGTTTAATCATTGCCGCCCCGCTGTTGATGGCCATCGCACTCATCGTGCGTATCCAGGATGGCGGACCCGCGCTGTACAGCCAGACGCGAGTCGGTCGCGGCGGTCGGCGTTTCACGCTCTACAAATTTCGCACGATGCGCGTCGATGCCGAAGCCAACGGCACAACGTGGGCAGCGGCCAACGACGATCGCGTGACGACGATCGGCCACTGGCTGCGCCGATCACGTCTGGATGAGCTGCCCCAGTTGTGGAACATTCTCCGCGGGGACATGTCCTTCGTCGGCCCGCGACCCGAGCGACCGGAGTTTGTCAAACCCCTGGCAATGCTCATCCCCCACTATCACGAACGCCATCTCGTCAAGCCGGGCCTGACCGGCTGGGCACAGATCAACCTGGCGTACGCCGCCGACGTACACGATGCCCGCTTGAAGCTTCAGCACGACCTCTACTACATCAAGCACATGTCGCTTGAACTGGATCTCATCATCCTGCTGCGCACGCTGGGGACGTTCTTCCGCGGAGGGCGCTAA
- the vanZ gene encoding VanZ family protein — MNLQSRRMRTALCVCLFVGAFVMSHTPPPPPPSRPPINDKVMHFTGFVLLGMVTIWRGLDAGRRYPLRGALGWLLLLALYAAFDELTQPIMGRSCELFDWVADVGGAIAGITIILVLHQRSVARPT, encoded by the coding sequence ATGAATCTTCAATCGCGTCGTATGCGCACCGCGCTGTGTGTGTGCCTGTTTGTCGGCGCGTTTGTCATGTCGCACACGCCGCCGCCGCCTCCCCCCAGTCGCCCACCGATCAATGACAAGGTCATGCACTTCACCGGGTTCGTGCTGCTGGGCATGGTGACGATTTGGCGCGGGTTGGATGCGGGTCGCCGCTATCCGCTGCGGGGGGCGCTGGGTTGGCTGCTCTTGTTGGCGTTGTATGCGGCCTTCGACGAACTGACGCAGCCGATCATGGGGCGGAGCTGTGAATTGTTTGATTGGGTGGCCGACGTCGGGGGCGCGATCGCCGGCATCACGATCATTCTTGTCCTACACCAGCGCAGCGTGGCGAGGCCGACGTGA
- a CDS encoding phenylacetate--CoA ligase family protein — MYPPLVRRLVFPLHERFCRRPTLRRLRELERSQWMDPQALIELQETRLRQLVRGAAGRVPYYRRQFERAGMRSRDIERFDLGDLARLPTLSKDDIRRNINALQDPAALHHRIPSTTGGSTGQPLQFYIDRARQAADQAARARTRRWFGIDLGERELYLWGAPVELSSQDRFKSVRDRLINHRLISAFNMTPRTMARHLDVIQRFNPVHLFGYPSSLARLVRYARATGRRFANPALRAVFTTGEWLNPADRAAIEEAVPCPVADGYGAREAGFIAHQCPAGSYHIAMEGVIVEVLDPRGRPLSNGEIGEITITNLDAWAMPFIRYRTGDLGALRAAPCSCGRGLTCLDVVAGRRTDMLRTTEGGAAHALSVLYVLREQPGIVQYQVIQQTDLSLDVRVVADSTLTAQSHSLLASKLASCIGAGTPVRIHRVDRIDAATSGKHRSVISLASETPPHRP; from the coding sequence ATCCCCCGCTTGTCCGGCGACTGGTGTTCCCCCTGCATGAGCGTTTCTGCCGGCGGCCCACGCTTCGCCGGCTGCGGGAATTGGAACGGTCGCAATGGATGGACCCGCAGGCCCTGATCGAGCTTCAAGAAACCAGGCTTCGCCAACTGGTGAGAGGAGCAGCCGGTCGAGTTCCTTACTACCGACGGCAATTCGAGCGGGCGGGGATGCGCTCGCGCGATATCGAACGATTCGACTTGGGCGATCTCGCTCGACTCCCGACGCTGTCCAAGGATGACATTCGGCGAAATATCAACGCCTTGCAGGATCCGGCCGCGCTCCACCACCGGATTCCCTCCACCACCGGCGGGAGCACCGGGCAGCCGCTGCAATTTTACATCGACCGCGCGCGCCAGGCGGCGGACCAGGCCGCGCGCGCGCGTACGCGCCGCTGGTTCGGCATCGATCTCGGCGAGCGGGAGCTATACCTGTGGGGCGCGCCGGTGGAATTATCATCGCAGGATCGATTCAAGTCGGTGCGCGATCGGCTGATTAACCACCGGCTGATTAGCGCGTTCAACATGACACCCCGCACGATGGCGCGTCACCTCGATGTCATTCAGCGCTTTAATCCGGTGCACTTGTTCGGCTATCCCAGCAGCCTAGCGCGGCTCGTTCGGTACGCTCGCGCCACCGGGAGGCGCTTTGCCAACCCCGCGCTGCGCGCGGTCTTCACAACAGGCGAATGGCTCAATCCCGCTGATCGGGCTGCCATCGAGGAAGCCGTCCCCTGCCCCGTGGCGGATGGCTACGGCGCGCGCGAGGCCGGTTTCATTGCGCACCAGTGCCCGGCCGGGTCGTATCACATCGCGATGGAAGGTGTCATCGTGGAAGTTCTCGACCCGCGCGGCCGGCCTTTGTCGAATGGTGAAATCGGGGAAATCACCATCACCAATCTTGATGCGTGGGCGATGCCATTCATTCGCTATCGAACCGGCGACCTGGGCGCCTTGCGCGCTGCGCCGTGCTCCTGCGGTCGCGGGCTGACGTGCCTCGATGTCGTCGCCGGGCGGCGCACGGATATGCTTCGCACCACCGAGGGCGGCGCGGCCCATGCGCTTTCGGTGCTCTACGTGCTGCGCGAGCAGCCGGGCATTGTGCAATATCAAGTGATTCAGCAGACGGATTTGAGCCTGGATGTGCGGGTTGTCGCGGACTCGACGCTGACCGCGCAATCGCATTCGTTGCTGGCATCAAAACTGGCTTCGTGCATCGGCGCCGGAACGCCGGTGCGCATTCATCGCGTCGATCGGATCGATGCCGCCACCTCCGGCAAGCACCGAAGCGTCATCAGTCTGGCAAGCGAAACGCCGCCTCACCGCCCGTAA
- a CDS encoding aminotransferase class IV, with amino-acid sequence MLQPRDPRNDNLVVNINGRLVHRDEAGVSPFDSAVQGGDAVWEGLRLYRGRIFKLAEHLDRLVSSAKALAFSAIPPIEQIIREIRRTLAANNMSDSVHIRLTLTRGVKYTSGMDPRLNTAGPTLIVLAEHKPPVYDKSGITLITSSVRRFPPDCLDPKIHHCNLIQSILAKIEANAAGADDALMLDTRGFIAETNATHVFIVERGVVRTSRLVACPEGITRGVVLDLCRVHRIPHAEADLSLTELYRADECFCTGTMGELAPVIKVDGRMIGEARPGELTRRLSEYFKVLTESEGQLVV; translated from the coding sequence ATGCTTCAACCGCGTGATCCTCGCAATGATAACCTTGTCGTCAACATCAATGGCCGGCTTGTCCACCGCGACGAGGCAGGCGTCAGCCCGTTCGATTCGGCCGTGCAGGGGGGCGATGCGGTGTGGGAGGGTTTGCGGCTTTATCGCGGTCGCATTTTCAAACTCGCCGAGCATCTGGACCGACTCGTCAGTTCGGCCAAGGCGCTGGCATTTTCCGCGATTCCGCCGATCGAGCAGATCATCCGGGAGATTCGCCGCACCCTCGCGGCCAACAACATGTCTGACAGTGTCCATATCCGGCTTACGTTGACGCGCGGGGTGAAGTATACGAGCGGCATGGATCCGCGGCTGAATACGGCGGGGCCGACGTTGATCGTTCTCGCCGAGCACAAGCCGCCCGTGTACGACAAGAGCGGAATCACCCTGATCACCAGCAGCGTGCGCCGTTTTCCGCCAGATTGTCTTGATCCGAAGATTCACCACTGCAACCTGATTCAGTCGATCCTGGCGAAGATTGAGGCCAACGCCGCCGGTGCGGACGACGCGCTGATGCTCGACACGCGGGGGTTCATCGCCGAAACCAATGCGACGCATGTATTTATCGTGGAGCGCGGCGTTGTTCGCACCAGCCGGCTCGTGGCGTGTCCGGAAGGCATTACTCGCGGCGTGGTCCTGGATCTGTGCCGGGTCCATCGGATCCCGCACGCCGAGGCCGATTTGTCCCTGACGGAGCTTTACCGCGCCGATGAATGCTTTTGTACCGGGACCATGGGCGAATTGGCGCCGGTCATCAAGGTCGATGGGCGGATGATCGGCGAAGCCCGACCCGGTGAGCTGACCAGGCGGCTAAGCGAATATTTCAAGGTGCTGACAGAGTCGGAGGGCCAGCTTGTGGTTTGA
- the ilvC gene encoding ketol-acid reductoisomerase yields the protein MQSRILYDQDIDPAALAGRRIAVLGYGSQGEAHARNLRDRGYAVIVAQRPGGLRHAMAVEHGFTPVSIPEATRAADLLILALPDDTMGEVYAAEIAPHLRPGQALGFIHGFAIRFGTIAPPADVDVIMVAPKGPGPLVREVFTRGGGLAAIVAVHQDATGSARRIALAWAGGIGSGRAGLIEATFAQECEADLFGEQAVLCGGAIELMKAAFEVLVERGFPPELAYFECIHELKQIVDMQYAGGLARVRAKISRTAAYGGLVNGPRLVSDEVRAAMRTILDEIQSGEFARQWLAASRAERTGKPDAPGTHPTDAGYPSSVSRKAGTMLAELIAAESQHASEEAGRKVRGMIRGEA from the coding sequence ATGCAATCCCGAATCCTCTACGATCAGGACATCGACCCGGCGGCGCTGGCCGGCCGGCGAATCGCCGTGCTGGGCTACGGTTCGCAGGGCGAGGCCCACGCTCGCAATCTGCGCGACCGCGGTTATGCCGTAATTGTGGCACAGCGCCCCGGCGGTCTGCGACACGCCATGGCCGTCGAGCACGGCTTCACGCCGGTCAGCATTCCCGAAGCGACGCGCGCGGCCGATCTGCTCATTCTCGCCCTGCCCGACGACACGATGGGCGAGGTGTACGCCGCCGAGATCGCGCCGCACCTGCGGCCGGGGCAGGCGCTGGGGTTCATTCACGGTTTCGCCATTCGTTTCGGGACGATCGCGCCGCCGGCGGATGTCGATGTCATCATGGTCGCGCCGAAGGGGCCGGGGCCGCTCGTGCGGGAGGTCTTTACGCGCGGCGGGGGGCTGGCGGCCATCGTCGCGGTGCATCAGGATGCGACCGGCAGCGCACGGCGGATCGCCCTCGCCTGGGCCGGCGGCATCGGCAGCGGCCGGGCCGGGCTGATCGAGGCGACGTTTGCGCAGGAGTGTGAGGCCGACTTGTTCGGGGAGCAGGCGGTGCTGTGTGGTGGGGCGATCGAGCTGATGAAGGCGGCGTTTGAGGTGCTGGTGGAGCGGGGCTTTCCGCCGGAGCTGGCGTATTTCGAGTGCATCCACGAGTTAAAGCAAATTGTCGATATGCAGTACGCTGGCGGGCTGGCGCGCGTTCGGGCGAAGATCTCGCGCACCGCGGCCTACGGCGGCCTGGTGAACGGCCCGCGGCTGGTGTCGGATGAGGTGCGTGCGGCCATGCGGACGATCCTTGATGAGATCCAAAGCGGCGAATTTGCCCGGCAGTGGCTGGCCGCGAGCCGCGCCGAGCGGACGGGAAAACCCGATGCGCCCGGGACGCACCCAACGGATGCCGGCTATCCATCGAGCGTCTCGCGCAAAGCGGGCACGATGCTGGCGGAATTGATTGCCGCGGAATCGCAGCATGCGTCCGAGGAAGCCGGACGCAAAGTGCGGGGAATGATCCGTGGTGAGGCATGA
- a CDS encoding AAA family ATPase, giving the protein MECIAVINQKGGVGKTTTAVNLGAALGQRGKRVLMLDLDPQGHLTTHLGLDEVAPGRGIYEVLTRDLPLEKAFHPYGDHLTVVPAQIDLAAAEVELVSVVGREVILRDILAAQERPFDLAIIDCPPSLGILTLNALSASTRVLIPLQAHFLALQGAGKLFETISLVSQRINPILRVMGIVLCMYEAGTKLSAEVVADLQGFLDSSRASHTPWRDARIFESRIRRNVKLAECPSHGQSIFEYAEKSNGAIDYLALADEFLATLVPVAPAAPTSPVEASAPTIPVSAGIPEPPSTRSRATKATAPSDAQPTEPAAEAGNESPAEAVARVS; this is encoded by the coding sequence ATGGAATGCATCGCAGTCATTAACCAAAAGGGAGGCGTCGGCAAGACCACGACCGCCGTGAATCTCGGTGCGGCGCTGGGTCAACGCGGCAAGCGCGTCCTGATGCTCGATCTCGATCCGCAGGGCCATCTGACAACCCATCTCGGACTGGACGAAGTCGCCCCCGGCCGCGGCATCTACGAAGTCCTGACGCGCGATCTTCCGCTGGAGAAGGCGTTTCATCCCTACGGCGATCACCTCACGGTCGTACCCGCGCAGATCGACTTGGCGGCGGCCGAGGTTGAATTGGTCAGCGTCGTCGGCCGCGAGGTGATCCTGCGGGACATCCTGGCGGCACAGGAGCGACCCTTCGATCTGGCGATCATCGACTGCCCGCCGTCGCTGGGGATCCTGACGTTGAACGCGCTTAGCGCTTCGACGCGCGTATTGATTCCATTGCAGGCGCATTTCCTGGCGTTGCAGGGCGCGGGCAAGTTGTTTGAAACCATCTCGCTGGTCTCGCAGCGCATCAACCCGATCCTGCGGGTCATGGGCATTGTCCTGTGCATGTACGAAGCCGGTACCAAGCTATCGGCCGAGGTCGTCGCGGATTTGCAGGGCTTCCTCGATTCGTCGCGAGCGAGTCATACCCCATGGCGCGACGCGCGGATTTTCGAATCGCGCATCCGCCGTAACGTGAAGCTGGCCGAATGTCCCAGTCACGGGCAATCCATCTTTGAATACGCCGAGAAAAGCAATGGCGCGATCGATTATCTCGCGCTGGCCGATGAGTTTCTTGCGACGCTGGTGCCCGTTGCGCCGGCCGCACCGACGTCGCCGGTGGAGGCCTCCGCGCCGACAATTCCGGTTTCGGCGGGAATCCCCGAGCCTCCATCCACGCGGTCGCGTGCAACCAAGGCGACGGCGCCCAGCGACGCCCAACCGACCGAACCGGCCGCCGAGGCCGGAAATGAATCGCCCGCGGAAGCGGTGGCTCGAGTGAGCTAG
- a CDS encoding HAD family hydrolase: protein MQTVLRIAMWSGPRNISTAMMRAWENRPDTIVCDEPLYAYYLRVTGVDHPGRDEVIAHHESDWRTVVGRLLGPLPEGKSVFYQKHMAHHLLPEIDRDWLRQLTHALLIRHPAEMLTSLIRVFPEPTLADTGLPQQLEIVRLVENLTGHAPPIVEARDVLENPPRMLGLLCEALGVPFDVAMLKWPPGRRDTDGIWAKHWYAAVEQSTGFEPYKPKSESVPDRLKPLLKDCLELYEALRKRRLIA from the coding sequence ATGCAAACCGTCCTTCGCATTGCCATGTGGTCCGGGCCGCGAAATATCTCCACGGCGATGATGCGCGCCTGGGAGAATCGACCGGATACAATCGTCTGCGATGAGCCGCTGTACGCATACTATCTCCGGGTGACGGGCGTCGATCACCCCGGTCGCGACGAAGTCATCGCACACCATGAGTCCGACTGGCGAACGGTCGTCGGCCGGCTGCTTGGCCCGCTTCCGGAGGGCAAGTCCGTCTTTTACCAGAAGCACATGGCGCACCATCTGTTGCCGGAGATCGACCGCGATTGGTTGCGGCAGTTGACGCATGCCTTGTTGATCCGTCATCCCGCGGAGATGCTGACGTCGCTGATCCGGGTATTCCCCGAGCCGACGCTGGCCGATACGGGTCTGCCGCAGCAATTGGAGATCGTGCGGCTCGTCGAAAACCTGACCGGGCACGCGCCGCCCATCGTGGAGGCGCGCGATGTGCTTGAAAACCCGCCCCGGATGCTTGGGCTGTTGTGCGAGGCGCTGGGCGTACCGTTTGACGTAGCGATGTTGAAATGGCCTCCCGGCCGCCGCGACACCGATGGCATCTGGGCGAAGCACTGGTATGCGGCGGTCGAGCAGTCAACCGGGTTTGAGCCGTACAAGCCAAAAAGCGAATCGGTGCCGGATCGGCTGAAGCCGTTGCTAAAGGACTGCCTGGAGTTGTATGAGGCATTGCGTAAGCGCCGACTGATAGCGTGA
- the katG gene encoding catalase/peroxidase HPI gives MSNEGKCPFGHGGRAGTTNRDWWPNQLNLKILHQHSSKSDPMGREFNYAKEFKSLDLKAVKKDLTALMTDSQPWWPADFGHYGPLFIRMAWHSAGTYRIADGRGGASSGGQRFAPLNSWPDNVNLDKARRLLWPVKKKYGRKISWADLMILAGNVALESMGFKTFGFGGGRQDTWEPQEDIYWGKETTWLDDKRYSGDRELENPLAAVQMGLIYVNPEGPNGKPDPVAAARDIRETFARMAMNDEETVALIAGGHTFGKAHGAGDAKLLGPEPEAAGLEEQGLGWKSSFRTGKGGDAITSGLEVTWTSTPTKWSNEFFDNLFGYEWELTKSPAGAYQWKPKGDAGAGKIPDAHDSSKRHAPSMLTTDLSLRFDPVYEKISRRFHKNPDEFADAFARAWFKLTHRDMGPRVRYLGPEVPAEDLIWQDPIPAVNHKLVDEKDIATLKAQILASGLSIPELVFTAWASASTYRDSDKRGGANGARIRLAPQKDWEANQPAQLAKVLKALERIQGEFNGSATGGKRISLADLIVLGGCAAVEQAAKNAGMNVTVPFSPGRMDASQEQTDAASFAVLEPVADGFRNYLKTKFTVPAEHLLVDKAQLLTLTAPEMTVLVGGLRVLNANYGQSPHGVFTKRKESLTNDFFVNLLDMGTEWKPTSSEADLFEGRDRATGEKKWTATRIDLVFGSNSQLRAIAEVYACSDSQEKFVRDFVAAWNKVMNLDRFDLV, from the coding sequence ATGTCAAACGAAGGCAAGTGCCCGTTCGGTCACGGTGGTCGCGCGGGGACGACGAACCGCGACTGGTGGCCCAATCAGCTCAATCTGAAGATTCTGCATCAGCACTCGTCGAAGTCCGACCCGATGGGGCGGGAGTTCAATTACGCGAAGGAGTTCAAGAGCCTCGATCTGAAGGCGGTGAAAAAAGACCTCACGGCGTTGATGACCGATTCGCAGCCGTGGTGGCCGGCGGATTTCGGGCACTATGGGCCATTGTTCATTCGCATGGCATGGCACAGTGCGGGGACGTATCGCATCGCCGACGGGCGGGGCGGTGCGTCGAGCGGCGGGCAGCGTTTCGCGCCGCTGAACAGTTGGCCCGACAACGTGAACCTCGACAAGGCGCGGCGGTTGCTTTGGCCGGTGAAGAAGAAATACGGTCGGAAGATTTCGTGGGCGGATTTGATGATCCTGGCGGGCAACGTCGCGTTGGAGTCGATGGGTTTCAAGACATTTGGCTTCGGCGGGGGCAGGCAAGACACCTGGGAGCCGCAGGAAGACATTTACTGGGGCAAGGAAACGACGTGGCTGGACGACAAACGCTACAGCGGGGACCGCGAATTGGAGAATCCGCTGGCGGCCGTGCAGATGGGGTTGATCTACGTGAATCCCGAAGGCCCGAACGGCAAGCCCGACCCGGTCGCGGCGGCGCGGGATATCCGCGAGACGTTCGCGCGGATGGCGATGAACGATGAGGAGACGGTGGCATTGATCGCGGGCGGTCACACGTTCGGCAAGGCGCACGGAGCCGGCGACGCGAAGCTTCTCGGCCCGGAGCCGGAAGCGGCGGGTCTCGAGGAGCAGGGTCTGGGTTGGAAGAGCAGTTTCCGAACCGGCAAGGGCGGCGACGCGATCACGAGCGGACTGGAAGTGACCTGGACTTCGACCCCGACGAAGTGGAGCAACGAGTTTTTCGACAACCTGTTCGGCTACGAGTGGGAACTGACGAAGAGTCCGGCCGGTGCGTACCAGTGGAAGCCGAAGGGCGACGCGGGCGCGGGGAAGATTCCCGATGCGCACGATTCGTCGAAGCGTCATGCGCCGTCGATGCTGACGACGGATCTATCGCTGCGGTTTGACCCGGTGTACGAGAAGATTTCGCGGAGGTTCCACAAGAACCCGGACGAGTTCGCGGATGCATTCGCGCGGGCGTGGTTCAAGCTGACGCACCGCGACATGGGGCCGCGCGTGCGGTATCTCGGTCCGGAAGTGCCCGCGGAGGATTTAATCTGGCAGGACCCGATCCCCGCGGTCAATCACAAGCTGGTGGACGAAAAGGACATCGCGACGCTGAAGGCGCAGATTCTGGCGTCGGGGCTGTCAATCCCGGAGTTGGTATTCACGGCTTGGGCGTCAGCGTCAACGTATCGTGACTCGGACAAGCGCGGCGGCGCGAATGGCGCGAGGATTCGCCTGGCGCCGCAGAAGGACTGGGAGGCGAACCAGCCAGCACAATTGGCAAAGGTGCTCAAGGCATTGGAGCGAATTCAAGGCGAGTTCAACGGTTCGGCAACCGGCGGGAAGAGGATCTCGCTGGCCGATCTGATCGTGCTGGGGGGTTGCGCGGCCGTCGAGCAGGCGGCGAAGAACGCCGGCATGAACGTGACGGTTCCGTTCTCGCCGGGGCGGATGGACGCGTCGCAGGAGCAGACCGACGCGGCGTCGTTCGCGGTGCTGGAGCCGGTCGCTGACGGGTTCCGGAATTATTTGAAAACGAAGTTCACGGTTCCGGCCGAGCACCTGCTGGTGGACAAGGCACAGTTGCTGACGCTGACCGCGCCGGAGATGACGGTGCTGGTGGGCGGCCTGCGTGTGCTGAACGCCAATTACGGGCAGTCGCCGCACGGGGTCTTCACGAAGCGGAAGGAGTCGTTGACCAACGATTTCTTCGTGAACCTGCTTGACATGGGGACGGAGTGGAAACCGACCTCAAGCGAGGCCGATCTGTTCGAGGGTCGCGATCGGGCGACGGGCGAGAAGAAGTGGACGGCGACGCGGATCGATCTCGTGTTCGGTTCGAACTCGCAGCTTCGCGCGATCGCCGAAGTCTATGCCTGCTCGGATTCGCAGGAGAAGTTCGTGCGCGACTTCGTCGCGGCGTGGAACAAGGTGATGAACCTGGATCGATTCGATCTGGTCTGA
- a CDS encoding substrate-binding domain-containing protein codes for MKQKCAAIAMLLLLNAGCRESVELPRKREPRGAAHHVVLISPESAGQPEHVILERAGEWLARRIVGAQIEIRPVGSRSPAQQQRLIEESRHRADILIVWPIEPEPLAPLLTDAVQRGVGVFLIGSDCGSGSRTAYSGPSEIDLGREAARACATALTGRAQSVLLLHAGDKAERDRSRYLGFTQELGQHGSIHLMHEENCGGDAIAAVREMRRVSRLYPRSGGWALLNDWPMAALGAKEPLAPVGMSVVLVATSHRYLADLKAGRIHALVTYDVQEAVRGALLSAVQWLNQKEDVRQVDRYAPVETVTGLTLDQHDSRWQSWMKGDSTSE; via the coding sequence GTGAAACAAAAATGCGCGGCCATCGCCATGCTGCTGCTGTTAAACGCGGGCTGCCGTGAATCGGTGGAATTGCCCAGGAAACGTGAGCCGCGCGGGGCGGCCCATCACGTTGTTCTCATCAGCCCGGAATCGGCTGGCCAGCCGGAGCACGTGATCCTGGAGCGCGCCGGGGAGTGGTTGGCCCGCCGCATCGTCGGAGCGCAGATCGAAATCCGGCCGGTCGGCTCGCGCTCGCCGGCGCAGCAGCAACGCCTGATCGAGGAATCACGGCACCGCGCGGACATTCTCATCGTCTGGCCGATCGAACCGGAGCCGCTGGCGCCGTTACTGACCGACGCCGTTCAAAGAGGCGTCGGTGTATTTCTGATCGGCAGCGATTGCGGGTCGGGTTCGCGCACGGCATACAGCGGCCCTTCGGAGATCGATCTGGGTCGCGAGGCGGCACGAGCCTGCGCGACCGCCCTGACGGGTCGCGCGCAGTCAGTCCTGCTGCTTCATGCCGGGGACAAGGCGGAGCGCGATCGCAGCCGCTACCTCGGGTTTACACAGGAATTGGGCCAACACGGCTCGATCCACCTGATGCACGAGGAAAACTGCGGCGGAGACGCCATCGCGGCCGTGCGAGAAATGCGACGTGTGTCGCGATTGTATCCCCGCAGCGGCGGCTGGGCGCTGCTGAACGACTGGCCGATGGCCGCGCTGGGTGCGAAGGAGCCGCTGGCACCGGTCGGTATGTCGGTTGTGCTGGTTGCGACATCGCATCGCTACTTGGCGGATCTGAAAGCAGGCCGCATCCACGCACTCGTGACCTATGACGTTCAGGAAGCCGTTCGTGGTGCGCTGCTTTCCGCCGTGCAATGGTTGAATCAGAAAGAAGACGTTCGGCAGGTGGATCGCTACGCGCCCGTCGAGACCGTCACCGGGCTGACGCTCGATCAACACGATTCGCGCTGGCAAAGCTGGATGAAAGGCGATTCGACGAGTGAGTAA